CAACCCAAGCTGTTCCAGGATATCTTTGGCCACCTCCTGGTTGATCTCATTGTCCTCCACCAGAAGGATACGGGCATTTTTGCGTAATTGTGCCAGGGATTCACCAATATCTGCCTTAAGGTCTTTGGGATCACCGATTTCCAATACAGCGGTAAACCAGAACGTGCTGCCCTTTCCAAGTTCACTTTCAACGCCGGCATCTCCGCCCATCAATCTCGCCAATTGCCGTGAAATGGCCAGTCCCAGCCCGGTACCACCATATTTTCGGGTGATCAGGGCATCTGCCTGTACAAATGAGTCAAACACCGTATTTTTTTGTTCCTCACTGATACCGATACCGGTATCCTGAACCTCAAAGCGCAACAGTACGTCATGGCCGCGCTGTTGGGAGACCATCACATTTAAAGTTATCCGGCCCTGCTCGGTAAACTTTACGGCATTGCCAAGATAGTTGACCAGTATCTGCCGAAGGCGCAAAGGATCTCCGACCACGGGCATCGCATCCAGCTCTGGATCAGTGTTGACGACCAACTGAAGTCCTTTATGGGAAATCCGGTCCTGTATCATGCTGCAGACATTGTCGATAATGGCGGACGTTAAAAAAGCAGTCTTTTCCAATATCAAAGCCTCCTGTTCAATTTTTGACAGATCAAGTATATCATTAATAATACCCAGCAGATGTTTACCGGAGCGGATGATCTTAAAAATCATTTCCTGGGCATCCTCATCCTTGATATGCCTGCCTATCAGATGGGCAAAACCGATGATGGCATTCATCGGGGTCCTGATTTCATGGCTCATGTTGGCAAGAAACGTACTCTTTGCCTGGTTGGCGGATTCAGCCTGCAATTTGGCAGCCTCAAGCTCCATTGTTCTTGAATTTACCAGCTCTTCAAGACGCTGGCGATGGTTGCTCAGCTCCTGTTCGATCTGTTTCTTCTCGGTGACGTCCTGTTTAACCGCCACAAAATGGGTTACCGTACCATCCTTGTCACGCAGGGGGGTAATGACTGCGAATTCAAAGTATTTTTGACCATTTTTACGTACGTTGGTAAACTCGCCGCTCCATGATTCTCCTTTCACCAGGGCCGCCCACAACTGGACATAGGTTTCCTTGGGCGTTTCCCCTGAATTGAGGATGCGCGGGTTTTTTCCAATCACTTCATCTCTGGAATAGCCGGTCATCTCAGTGAACCGCTGATTAACGTATTCGATCGTGCTGTCCCGGCCAGTGATCACAACGGCATTGGCGCTTTGCTCCACAGCCAGGGAAAATTTACGCAAGTACTCTTCATTCCGGGTTCTGGCCGTAATGTCGTGGGCAATTCCTAAAACACCGATGGTATCATTCTTCTCATTTTTCAAGGGGGTTTTGATGGTTTCAAGCAGTTCCTGGTGCCCGTCATTGGCAAAGGTGACCCACTCTTCGTTCATGGTGGCCTGCCCTGCCTGCATCGCCTCCATGTCTCTTTGTCGAAACGCATCCGCAAGTTTTTTGTCAAGAAAATCATAATCGGTCTTCCCCACAATATCCCCGGCTTTTGCCCCAAACAGCGCTTCAAAGCGCCGATTGCAGAAAAGAAACACACCGTCAATGTCTTTAAGCCAGACAAGATCCGGAATGGCTTCCACAAGGGTTTTAAGCTGCAGCCGCTGTTCTTCCAGAGATGCGGCAATCTGCTTTTTTTCTGTAATATCCCTGGCAATTTTTGAAGCTGCCCAGACAGTCCCGTCTTTATCATATATTGGGGAAATGGTAACAGATACATCAATAATGGCGCCATCTTTGCGCAGCCGGCGGGTTTCAAAGTGTTCAATGTTGATTCCCTGTTTTATTTTTTCAAAAATTTCCTGCTCCTGCTCCCATAGATCGTGGGGAAAGAGCTGTTTGATGGACCGCCCGATGATGTCATCCGCCTTATACCCGAAGACCTTTTCCGCGCCTTGGTTCCAACTAAGGACCGTACCGTATATGGTTTTGGAGATGATGGCATCATCTGATGAATTGACAATGGCTTCAAACTCCTTTAAGCGGCTTTCCATCTGCTTTCGCTCCGTGATATCTGTCCAGGAAACATGAATCAATGTCCTGTATTTAAAACGAATTGGGGTCAGCGTCACTTCGGCAAAGAAATGAGAACCGTCTTTTTTAAGATGCTCCCACTCAAACCGGTGACTTCCACGGGAAAAGGCCTTTTCATAAACCTCTTTTACTTTTTCGTTGGATAGTTTTCTGTCCGGTTGATATTTGGGTGATATCTCTTCCGGTTTTATGCCGCGCAGTTCTTCAAGGGACTCATACCCTAAAAGCTCCAGAGCTGCCGGGTTGGCATCAATAAACTGTTCATCCTCCATCAAAAATACCGGAGACCTGGATTCGCTGAAAAGCCTGCGAAACCGCGCCTCACTCTGCCGCAGATTGTATTCCGCTTTTTTATGCCCGGAGATGTCGATTCCGGCACCGTCCCAGGCCATGAGTCCATCCGGTTCCCTGACAGGGTGGGCATTAAACTGCATCCACAGAATCCTGCCATTATCCAGATCAAACCTGAATTCTTCAGTGACGGTGGACAGATTTTTAGCACTGTGTGACAGAACCGTTTGCAAAAGCGCCTCAGAGTTCTTTTCCAAGCGTGAGAGCACAAGGGAAGGATCCGTGATGATTTGTTCAGGTGAATAATTAAACAGTTTCTGCACCCCCTGACTGATGAAGGAAAATCCTCTTTCCCCCTTAGATGTTAAAGTAAAGCGAAAGACAAACCCGCCGGGTATATTATTGCTCAAAGATTCAAACCGCTGGTCTGCAATTCTTTTGGCCTGGTCAATTTCCATTTGCCGGATTTTTTTCTGCTGATACAAATTTTGAAACAGGGCAAAATAGATAATGGTAATCCCCGCAAACACGGCAAAACCCCAGCCCCATACGATCCTGAGCACTGGTAAAAGAATTTCCTTTCTGTCAATTTTGGCAATCATCAGCCAGGGCGTACCCGCAATCGCCCTGTAAGCGAATAATACCTCTTTTTTTTTAAAATCCATGCTTATTCCGGTACCGGATACTGATACGGCATTTTTAAGCTTGGCTGCGAGTGAATTCGGATCGGATGGATCTCTTTTTATAACGTTAGACGATGCATCGGACGGTAATGTCAGACAGATGGCATTTCCTTTATTAAATGTCAGTAAAACAGTTTCAAAGCTATTGTAGTGCCCCGGAGAAGACTTTATGAAAGGAAGAAGGACCTGACTTTCATCTATTCGTAATATCAGTGCGGATAGGGGCTTTTTGTTTTCAGAGGCGGTAGGGATAAGAGGGACAACCCAGTCCATATACACATCCTGGGAGGGGTGAATATAAAAATCCGTGTGTTGAATTTTTCCGGATGCCATGGCCTTTTCAAATGCTTCTGATACGGGATAGCCCATGCCGGACTGGATATCGGTCCCCAGCACAATTTTTTTGTCAAAAGATACAATCATGGCAGATTTATAGCCATGGGCGCGGAGCATCACATCCAGTTGTGACTGCATGATGTTTTTTAACTGTGGATTATCGGGCTGCCTGAGAAATGCGTCAATTTCATCCGCGACAATTTTTGAGTCGCCCCAGATTCTTGCATCCCCTTTCCTTTGCTTAATCCAGTGGACAACAACATCTGATTTGGTTCTTACGACATCTTGAAGGTCTGCAAAGGTCCTGTTTTCAATCTGGGTTGCTTTTGACTGGAAAAATCCATAGCCAGCCCCAAGTAACAGCATTATTAGCAAAAATGTAAGCGTTAAAATATATTTGAACATGTTATCGGTAGCCTCATAAGATGATAAATAGGGGGCCTTTACTTGCTTGACGCCATTTCGGGGTCCTGTTGTTCTATATAAAGTGAGGCAATGTCCTGAAAATCTTCCACTCGCCGGTTAAAAGCAGCAACAATATCCGGGTCAAAGTGAGTTCCGCTGCCATCATTTATAATTTTTACAGTCACATCCATGGGGTATGCCGGTTTATATACCCTGTGGCTGACCAGGGCGTCGAA
This is a stretch of genomic DNA from uncultured Desulfobacter sp.. It encodes these proteins:
- a CDS encoding PAS domain S-box protein, which codes for MFKYILTLTFLLIMLLLGAGYGFFQSKATQIENRTFADLQDVVRTKSDVVVHWIKQRKGDARIWGDSKIVADEIDAFLRQPDNPQLKNIMQSQLDVMLRAHGYKSAMIVSFDKKIVLGTDIQSGMGYPVSEAFEKAMASGKIQHTDFYIHPSQDVYMDWVVPLIPTASENKKPLSALILRIDESQVLLPFIKSSPGHYNSFETVLLTFNKGNAICLTLPSDASSNVIKRDPSDPNSLAAKLKNAVSVSGTGISMDFKKKEVLFAYRAIAGTPWLMIAKIDRKEILLPVLRIVWGWGFAVFAGITIIYFALFQNLYQQKKIRQMEIDQAKRIADQRFESLSNNIPGGFVFRFTLTSKGERGFSFISQGVQKLFNYSPEQIITDPSLVLSRLEKNSEALLQTVLSHSAKNLSTVTEEFRFDLDNGRILWMQFNAHPVREPDGLMAWDGAGIDISGHKKAEYNLRQSEARFRRLFSESRSPVFLMEDEQFIDANPAALELLGYESLEELRGIKPEEISPKYQPDRKLSNEKVKEVYEKAFSRGSHRFEWEHLKKDGSHFFAEVTLTPIRFKYRTLIHVSWTDITERKQMESRLKEFEAIVNSSDDAIISKTIYGTVLSWNQGAEKVFGYKADDIIGRSIKQLFPHDLWEQEQEIFEKIKQGINIEHFETRRLRKDGAIIDVSVTISPIYDKDGTVWAASKIARDITEKKQIAASLEEQRLQLKTLVEAIPDLVWLKDIDGVFLFCNRRFEALFGAKAGDIVGKTDYDFLDKKLADAFRQRDMEAMQAGQATMNEEWVTFANDGHQELLETIKTPLKNEKNDTIGVLGIAHDITARTRNEEYLRKFSLAVEQSANAVVITGRDSTIEYVNQRFTEMTGYSRDEVIGKNPRILNSGETPKETYVQLWAALVKGESWSGEFTNVRKNGQKYFEFAVITPLRDKDGTVTHFVAVKQDVTEKKQIEQELSNHRQRLEELVNSRTMELEAAKLQAESANQAKSTFLANMSHEIRTPMNAIIGFAHLIGRHIKDEDAQEMIFKIIRSGKHLLGIINDILDLSKIEQEALILEKTAFLTSAIIDNVCSMIQDRISHKGLQLVVNTDPELDAMPVVGDPLRLRQILVNYLGNAVKFTEQGRITLNVMVSQQRGHDVLLRFEVQDTGIGISEEQKNTVFDSFVQADALITRKYGGTGLGLAISRQLARLMGGDAGVESELGKGSTFWFTAVLEIGDPKDLKADIGESLAQLRKNARILLVEDNEINQEVAKDILEQLGLSVDTAFNGRVAVRKVDANQYDLILMDMQMPVMDGLEASRKIRDMKNGAHVPIVALTANAFEEDRRRCLKAGMNGFVAKPFEPEQLHAVLSRWIPDSDGMQDHIYGVDTLEQSGAEEKKGDRSHIDPTTGLKYVKKTETYQKMLDKFLEQQADLPARINRAHQGKDMDSVRLMVHSLKGTAGTLGMHDLQAKAASCEILLRKGAEERKLKEGLVALTGELTAVCEEIRRTNHRPDVNRPATEPDAVDLTELKSMVGQLVDFLNQNDMMAYKVWEKAYPAMMTIINREDAALLKHQIENFDFSDAVLTLNDIISRHPEQLMNA